In one Nicotiana sylvestris chromosome 8, ASM39365v2, whole genome shotgun sequence genomic region, the following are encoded:
- the LOC138876044 gene encoding uncharacterized protein — MAAPPNFKEVQSTYTPPRFNGQYYGWWKTRMHDFIMAEDSELWDVICDGPYIPTKANAELPFSMPKTRKEYTDAERKAVEKKFCAKKILVCGIGPDEYNIISACETVKEIWEALQTAHEETTQVKQSKIDMLTTENKLVRKILSILPSSWESKVNAITEVKDLQELTIDEMVGNLNTYEMKRKIESERREPKKEKNQRKKRTWCGKPGHFIKDYPLLKQEYSKYNPEKASKRNPALTTWGDSSSESEDETDVGDSSMMVVESEENEYDSIFALMAQSDDDEDDDNSEDKDALTLELGEAKQTRDNLVVCVVDLKETICELEKEKFVLTKKIANIEHERDNLVVVVVDHKETIENFRKEREALMKRVTEIEEERDDLLVVIVDLRETIEGLWTESKPRNSGKRKEVASEEHIRLENELKAMRTSLCVESEKNKHLYTELERIKNNLEKSLKWTWSSEAITAIYVNKGGNRQGIGFQREKTPYNPQSKYVTVSDNWLCTHCGNNRHFKENCQARVQSFQKNKVFVENVTTKKGPGSTHKKRILPGTVKGSSQQWFMDSGCSKHMTGNTMDFLSLKALQGRSVSFGSGKKGYILGVGKVGKSLTHSIENVYYVNGLKYSLLSVSQICDKGNKVEFLSKICTVTNLVAVEVVLVAKRYKNIYVSNFESIQSGDLSCLKAVDDDAELLHRRLGHASFSLLNKLIQKDLVHGLPMSKFKVQKVCDACARRKHVKSSFKSKKDVSTSKPLDLLHMDLCGPMRMQSRG, encoded by the exons atggctgctccaccaaattttaaAGAAGTTCAATCTACGTACACaccacccaggttcaatgggcaatactatgggtggtggaagacaagaatgcatgattttatcatggctgaagATTCTGAGTTGTGGGATGTCATATGTGATGGTCCTTACATCCCAACAAAGGCAAATGCAGAACTTCCATTCTCAATGCCAAAAACCAGAAAAGAATACACCGACGCAGAGAGGAAAGCTGTGGAGAAAAAGTTTTGTGCCAAAAAGATTTTGGtatgtggaataggacctgaTGAATACAATATAATTTCGGCTTGTGAAACTGTaaaggagatatgggaagctcTGCAAACAGCACATGAGGAAACCACTCAAGTAAAACAatctaagattgatatgctcactaccga GAACAAGCTAGTAAGGAAAATTCTCAGTATCCTGCCCAGttcttgggaaagcaaggtgaatgctattactgaagTAAAGGACctgcaggagctgaccatagacGAGATGGTTGGAAATTTGAATacctacgagatgaagaggaagatagagagtgaaagaagagaaccaaagaaagaaaagaaccaaagaaagaaaagaacctg GTGCGGAAAGCCTGGGCACTTCATCAAAGACTATCCTCTCTTGAAGCAAGAGTACTCCAAGTACAACCCTGAGAAAGCATCcaagaggaacccg GCTCTTACAAcatggggagactcctctagtgagtctgaagatgaaacTGATGTAGGTGACAGCTCTATGATGGTAGTTGAAAGTGAGGAAAATGAATATGATTCAATAtttgctttgatggcccaatcagatgatgatgaagacgatgacaacagtgag GATAAAGATGCCTTGACCTTAGAGCTAGGAGAAGCTAAACAAACTAGAGATAATCTAGTAGTGTGTGTAGTTGATCTGAAGGAAACCATTTGTGAGCTggaaaaagaaaaatttgttttAACCAAAAAAATTGCTAACATAGAACATGAAAGAGATAACTTAGTGGTTGTAGTTGTTGACCATAAGGAAACTATTGAAAActtcagaaaagaaagagaagcCTTGATGAAAAGAGTGACTGAGATTGAGGAAGAAAGAGATGATCTCTTGGTAGTGATTGTAgacctaagggaaacaatagAGGGACTATGGACTGAGTCAAAACCTAGAAAttctggaaaaagaaaagaggtagcaagtgaggaacacattaggcttgaaaacgAGTTAAAAGCTATGAGAACTAGTCTATGTGTTGAATCTGAGAAAAACAAGCATCTCTATACTGAGctggaaagaataaaaaataatcttgaaaagtccctaaagtggacctggtcctcagaagctaTCACTGCCATATACGTTAATAAGGGTGGAAATAGGCAGGGaatagggttccaaagggagaaaactccttacaacccccAAAGCAAGTATGTTACTGTATCAGATAACTGGctgtgtacccactgtgggaacaatagGCATTTCAAGGAAAATTGCCAAGCTAGGGTCCAGTCCTTTCAAAAAAATAAAGTGTTTGTTGAAAATGTAACTACTAAAAAGGGACCAGGTTCCACCCACAAAAAGCGCATATTACCT GGAACAGTAAAAGGAAgcagtcaacaatggttcatggatagcgggtgttcaaagcacatgactgggaataccatggactttctttcactaaaagccctgcaaggaaGGAGTGTGTCCTTTGGCAGTGGGAAAAAGGgttacattcttggagttggaaaggtcgggaaatcactcactcactctattgagaatgtgtactatgtcaatggtcttaagtacagtctcttgagtgtctctcagatttgtgataaaggaaacaaggtggagttTTTGTCCAAGATATGTACAGTTACTAATCTGGTAGCTGTtgaagtggtacttgtggccaagagatacaagaacatctatgtttcTAATTTCGAGTCCatacaaagtggtgatctgagttgtctgaaagctgttgatgatgatgctgaactttTGCATAGAAGATTGGGGCACGCAAGCTTctctcttctgaacaaactaattcagaaggacctggttcatggtctgcccatgtcaaagttcaaAGTACAGAAAGTATGTGATGCCTGTGCTAGAAGAAAgcatgtgaagtcctcttttaagtctaaaaaGGATGTAAGCACCTCAAAGCCACTCGATCTTCTGCATATGGATTTATGTGGCCCTATGAGAATGCAAAGCAGGGGATAA